The following coding sequences lie in one Psychrobacter arenosus genomic window:
- a CDS encoding peptide chain release factor 3: protein MSVDQKTLNAEVAKRRTFAIISHPDAGKTTMTEKLLLWGQAIQVAGEVKSRKSDRHATSDWMSMEQERGISITTSVMQFPYKNHVVNLLDTPGHADFSEDTYRTLTAVDSALMVIDGAKGVEARTIKLMEVCRMRDTPIISFVNKLDRQIRDPLELLDEIETVLGIKCVPLTWPVGMGQDFVGVYNLIEDKTYFYTKGHGGEIIPTQTRDGYDYPDVRERLGNLAFAAFEESLELVQMALEDFDVEAFLAGEMTPVLFGTALGNFGIDMVLDTLIQYSPAPKDHPTEQREVLAKETEFSGFVFKIQANMDPRHRDRIAFLRVCSGKYEKGMKLNHVRLGKEVRISDALTFLAGDREALEEAYPGDIIGLHNHGTISIGDSFTSGETLNFTGIPHFAPELFRRVILKDPLKSKALQKGLQQLSEEGATQVFMPQINNDLILGAIGVLQFEVVAHRLKEEYKVQCIFEPVSIATVRWIHCDDEVALAKFKRKAHDQLSLDGGGYLTYLAPSRVNLQLMQDRYPEVTFSSTREH, encoded by the coding sequence ATGAGCGTAGATCAAAAGACCTTAAACGCGGAAGTCGCCAAGCGCCGCACCTTCGCTATTATCTCGCATCCCGATGCGGGTAAGACCACCATGACCGAAAAGCTGCTGCTTTGGGGCCAAGCGATTCAGGTAGCAGGTGAAGTTAAAAGCCGCAAATCAGACCGTCATGCTACTTCCGATTGGATGAGCATGGAGCAGGAGCGTGGTATCTCGATCACCACTTCAGTTATGCAGTTTCCTTATAAAAATCACGTGGTCAACCTACTCGATACCCCAGGTCACGCCGACTTCTCGGAAGATACTTACCGTACGCTAACTGCTGTAGACAGCGCGTTGATGGTGATTGATGGTGCCAAAGGGGTCGAGGCCCGAACCATTAAATTGATGGAAGTCTGTCGTATGCGCGACACGCCTATCATCTCTTTCGTCAACAAATTAGATCGCCAAATTCGTGACCCGCTTGAGCTGTTGGATGAGATTGAAACCGTCCTTGGCATCAAATGCGTGCCATTGACCTGGCCAGTAGGTATGGGGCAAGATTTCGTTGGGGTATATAACCTAATAGAAGATAAGACTTATTTCTACACCAAAGGTCATGGTGGCGAGATTATCCCTACGCAGACCCGTGACGGGTACGACTATCCCGATGTGCGTGAGCGTTTAGGCAACTTGGCTTTTGCTGCGTTTGAAGAGTCGCTCGAGCTGGTGCAGATGGCATTAGAAGACTTTGATGTCGAAGCCTTCTTAGCCGGTGAGATGACGCCAGTATTGTTTGGTACAGCCTTGGGTAACTTTGGCATCGATATGGTGCTAGATACTTTAATTCAGTATTCACCGGCACCGAAAGATCACCCGACCGAGCAGCGTGAAGTGTTGGCAAAAGAGACCGAGTTTAGCGGTTTTGTGTTTAAAATTCAGGCCAATATGGACCCGCGTCACCGTGACCGTATCGCCTTTTTACGCGTGTGCTCCGGCAAGTACGAAAAGGGTATGAAGCTTAACCATGTGCGCCTAGGTAAAGAAGTACGCATCTCAGACGCTTTGACCTTTTTAGCGGGCGATCGCGAGGCGTTAGAAGAGGCGTATCCTGGTGATATTATCGGTCTGCACAACCACGGCACCATCAGTATCGGCGACAGCTTTACCTCAGGTGAAACGCTGAACTTTACCGGTATTCCGCACTTTGCGCCAGAGCTGTTTCGCCGCGTAATCCTCAAAGATCCGCTGAAATCGAAAGCCTTGCAAAAAGGTCTGCAGCAGCTTAGTGAGGAAGGCGCTACCCAGGTATTTATGCCTCAGATTAACAATGATTTAATCTTGGGCGCCATCGGGGTGTTGCAGTTTGAAGTGGTCGCTCATCGCCTTAAAGAAGAGTATAAAGTGCAGTGTATCTTTGAGCCGGTCTCCATTGCGACTGTCCGTTGGATTCATTGTGATGATGAAGTGGCTTTGGCGAAATTTAAGCGTAAAGCCCACGACCAGTTGTCTCTCGATGGCGGTGGCTATCTGACATATCTAGCACCGTCACGCGTAAATTTACAACTGATGCAAGACCGCTATCCGGAAGTGACCTTTAGCAGTACTCGCGAGCACTAA
- a CDS encoding Ohr family peroxiredoxin, with protein sequence MKTLYATEATVTGGRTGSASLKDSDLTINMVAPGSGKDGNNPEQLFAMGYAACFDGALGVVKQMEKAKFDSTTKIAVELQSGGEHDYNIGAKIHVIAENTDLSADEFQAIVEKAHEVCPYSKATRGNVDVEVTSEVK encoded by the coding sequence ATGAAAACATTATACGCAACAGAAGCCACAGTTACTGGTGGTCGTACCGGTAGTGCCAGTCTAAAAGACAGCGATTTAACCATTAATATGGTCGCGCCAGGTTCTGGTAAAGACGGCAACAACCCTGAGCAACTATTCGCTATGGGCTACGCAGCTTGCTTTGATGGCGCCTTAGGCGTGGTCAAGCAAATGGAAAAAGCCAAATTTGACTCTACCACTAAAATAGCCGTTGAGCTGCAATCAGGTGGCGAGCACGACTATAATATCGGTGCTAAAATTCACGTTATCGCTGAAAATACAGACTTGTCAGCAGATGAGTTCCAAGCCATTGTCGAAAAAGCACACGAAGTTTGCCCTTATTCTAAAGCTACCCGTGGCAACGTCGATGTAGAAGTGACTTCAGAAGTAAAATAG
- the polA gene encoding DNA polymerase I, with protein MPKFSDMPNVAMMDTAHVNKDTPPFILVDGSYYLFRTYHALPKSMMTTQGLMTNAIRGTLNALLKLMRRYHPTHMAVCFDTKSPTFRHALSPEYKANRPKMDHELAEQIPYIHRLVRALGIPLLRIEGAEADDIIGTLTQRAVAEGHHVVISTGDKDMAQLVNDCVILEDSFTGKITDVQGVIEKFGIKPTQMVDYLTLMGDASDGIKGVPGIGKKTAEKLLNDYGSLGGILENAENISGRAGKNLIEHADDIPMNSQLATIVTDLDIGQDWEDLRVNTDPSQFIDELRDLYSELEFKNELASLDHPNHPSNAQSIDDSKAASESQAQIAKTLQNQKQASIIEHVKDSKSHDKAWHTVLDMPAFESLITKLAGAEQFVIDTETTSVYWRQAELVGLSFAVEAHEAYYVPLTHALEGDELVAKQLDRDTVLQALKPILENPKVGKIGQHLKYDAHVLSKYGIDLNIAPNNWAMDTMLASYVINAAITRHGMDDLARHYLHTQTITFEDVAGKGAKQVSFDQVAIDIASDYACEDADITWQLFELINNKLKDDATNSRLLHELEIPTAQILCKMEANGILIKRPFLNELSKRFDEEIIALEKRAYEVAGEEFNLGSPKQLGEMLFDKLGVVGGKKTKSGQYSTSESVLSKIDHELVDIALEYRSLAKLKNTYTDALDAVADAETDRVHTSYHQALTSTGRLSSTDPNLQNIPIRTATGRLIRQAFIAPEGRVILAADYSQIELRLMAHFSGDANLTRAFNEGLDIHTATAAEVLGKAVEDVTSTERRNAKAINFGLLYGMSAFGLAKQLQMTRDEAQSYIKLYFSRYPGVQQYMQDTRAGAYEHGYIETILGRKLYTPDINNSNRMVKQAAERAAINAPLQGSAADIIKLAMIAVDKVLPKESAKMLLQVHDELVFEVDTDKTDEISALIKQAMEEVLSHTAKDMGWDVDFAVPLLVETDTGANWDEAH; from the coding sequence ATGCCTAAGTTTTCAGATATGCCCAATGTCGCGATGATGGACACGGCCCACGTCAATAAAGACACGCCGCCCTTTATCTTGGTCGACGGCTCCTATTATTTATTCCGCACTTATCACGCGCTACCCAAGTCTATGATGACTACCCAAGGGCTGATGACCAATGCTATTCGGGGCACATTGAATGCGTTATTGAAATTAATGCGCCGCTATCATCCGACCCATATGGCGGTATGTTTTGATACTAAATCCCCAACCTTTCGCCATGCCTTATCGCCTGAGTATAAGGCTAACCGGCCCAAGATGGATCATGAACTAGCTGAACAGATTCCTTACATCCATCGTTTAGTACGAGCGTTGGGTATTCCCCTGCTACGTATCGAAGGTGCTGAAGCGGATGACATTATCGGTACCCTAACCCAACGCGCAGTCGCTGAAGGCCATCACGTTGTCATCTCCACCGGCGATAAAGACATGGCGCAGCTGGTCAATGACTGTGTGATATTAGAAGACAGCTTTACCGGTAAGATTACTGACGTGCAAGGGGTTATCGAAAAATTTGGTATCAAGCCCACGCAAATGGTTGATTATCTGACGTTAATGGGCGATGCCTCGGACGGTATTAAAGGCGTGCCTGGTATTGGTAAAAAGACCGCAGAAAAGCTGCTGAATGACTATGGCAGTTTGGGCGGTATCTTAGAGAATGCTGAAAATATCTCGGGTCGTGCCGGTAAAAACCTAATCGAACATGCCGACGATATCCCCATGAACTCGCAACTGGCGACCATCGTCACCGACCTAGATATCGGTCAGGACTGGGAAGACCTGCGAGTGAATACCGATCCTTCGCAATTTATCGATGAGCTGCGGGATTTATATAGCGAGTTAGAATTTAAAAACGAGTTGGCCTCGCTTGACCATCCGAATCATCCATCTAACGCACAGTCTATTGATGACAGTAAGGCCGCTAGCGAATCACAAGCGCAAATTGCTAAGACCCTGCAAAATCAAAAACAAGCGTCAATCATTGAGCACGTCAAAGACAGTAAAAGTCACGATAAGGCTTGGCATACGGTTTTAGATATGCCGGCGTTTGAGTCTTTAATTACTAAATTGGCTGGCGCTGAGCAGTTTGTGATTGATACTGAAACCACTAGTGTGTATTGGCGCCAAGCTGAGCTAGTAGGGTTGTCTTTTGCAGTCGAGGCACACGAAGCTTATTACGTGCCGCTAACCCATGCGCTAGAAGGCGATGAGCTCGTCGCCAAACAGCTTGACCGCGATACTGTACTGCAAGCGCTAAAACCTATCTTAGAGAATCCTAAGGTTGGTAAAATCGGTCAGCATTTAAAATACGATGCGCATGTATTAAGCAAATACGGCATCGACCTCAACATTGCCCCAAACAATTGGGCGATGGATACTATGCTCGCCAGCTACGTGATTAATGCCGCTATCACCCGTCATGGCATGGACGACCTCGCCCGCCATTACTTGCACACACAGACCATTACTTTCGAAGACGTCGCCGGTAAAGGCGCAAAGCAAGTGAGCTTTGACCAAGTCGCTATCGATATCGCCAGTGATTACGCTTGTGAAGATGCCGATATTACTTGGCAACTGTTTGAGTTGATTAACAATAAACTTAAAGACGATGCTACCAACTCACGCCTATTGCATGAGTTAGAAATTCCGACAGCGCAAATCCTGTGTAAAATGGAAGCCAATGGCATTTTGATTAAGCGTCCTTTCTTAAACGAGCTGTCTAAACGTTTTGACGAAGAGATTATTGCTTTAGAAAAACGCGCTTATGAGGTAGCTGGAGAAGAGTTTAACCTAGGCTCTCCTAAGCAATTGGGCGAAATGCTGTTTGATAAACTTGGCGTCGTAGGCGGTAAGAAAACTAAATCAGGTCAGTACTCTACCTCTGAGTCGGTACTGTCGAAGATAGACCACGAGCTGGTGGATATCGCTTTAGAGTATCGCAGCCTTGCCAAGTTGAAGAATACCTATACCGATGCTTTGGATGCCGTTGCTGACGCTGAGACCGATCGTGTGCATACCAGCTACCATCAGGCACTGACCAGTACCGGTCGTCTGTCTTCTACAGATCCCAACTTGCAGAATATTCCGATTCGTACCGCTACCGGTCGCTTAATTCGTCAGGCATTTATCGCACCGGAAGGCCGCGTTATCTTAGCGGCGGATTACTCACAAATTGAGCTGCGTTTAATGGCGCATTTCTCAGGCGATGCTAACTTAACCCGCGCATTTAACGAAGGCTTAGATATTCACACGGCCACTGCTGCCGAAGTATTGGGCAAAGCGGTCGAAGACGTGACCTCTACAGAACGTCGCAACGCGAAAGCGATTAACTTCGGCCTGCTCTACGGTATGAGTGCCTTTGGGCTTGCTAAGCAATTGCAAATGACCCGCGATGAGGCGCAAAGCTATATCAAGTTATACTTCAGCCGCTATCCGGGCGTGCAGCAGTATATGCAAGATACTCGTGCTGGCGCTTATGAACATGGTTATATTGAGACTATCTTAGGCCGTAAACTGTATACGCCAGATATCAATAATAGCAACCGCATGGTTAAGCAAGCTGCCGAGCGTGCCGCGATTAACGCCCCACTCCAAGGTAGCGCTGCGGATATCATTAAGCTAGCGATGATTGCCGTCGATAAAGTCTTGCCGAAAGAGTCTGCCAAGATGCTCCTGCAAGTTCATGATGAATTAGTGTTTGAAGTGGATACGGATAAAACCGATGAGATTAGTGCTCTAATCAAGCAGGCTATGGAAGAAGTACTTAGCCATACTGCTAAAGATATGGGCTGGGACGTCGACTTTGCCGTACCGCTGTTGGTTGAGACGGATACTGGGGCTAATTGGGATGAGGCTCATTAA